From the genome of Streptomyces sp. V1I1, one region includes:
- a CDS encoding site-specific integrase, which yields MAAFGLSDIETFTQHVAHLAHTGEISAFRRTTVCRFTSQFLREIRDLGLTRPGEILADLPDDFALRRHDMPPVITEEGPGRALAKEILSQLCERLPTLDRIRDGSEHMRHAIEILIDTGRRPDEIGCLPWDCMETDEHGKSVLVYTDFKNNRVGLRLPIPDSTAEIIVRQKKSIRARFPDTELSKLVLFPRPRQNSEGTQPFRMQHIGNVHRRWINAMPPLLLADGTEFPKLEVVPYSYRHSYAQRHADAGTLPDVLRELMGHRSLQTTQGYYRVTEKRTRAAVDKLVSHQFDRHGNKIWTQARQLLEHEHEHARLRIGQVSVPYGICVEPSNVKAGGHGCPFRFRCVGCDHFRTDPSYLPELRTYLDTLLRDRERLAAASDLDAWARTEATPSDEEIKRIRALIRRVETDLDGLTDDEREQIKDATRTLRKSRTVSLGMPGIRPPEPDLRLERDA from the coding sequence ATGGCCGCGTTCGGCCTAAGCGACATCGAGACGTTCACGCAGCACGTGGCTCACCTGGCGCACACCGGCGAGATCAGCGCCTTCCGCCGCACGACGGTCTGCCGCTTCACCAGCCAGTTCCTGCGCGAAATCCGCGACCTGGGCCTGACCCGGCCCGGCGAGATCCTCGCCGACCTGCCCGACGACTTCGCGCTGCGAAGGCACGACATGCCCCCGGTCATCACCGAGGAAGGACCGGGCAGAGCCCTGGCGAAGGAGATCCTCAGCCAGCTCTGCGAGCGGCTGCCCACCCTCGACCGGATCCGCGACGGCAGCGAGCACATGCGCCACGCCATCGAGATCCTCATCGACACCGGTCGACGTCCCGACGAAATCGGGTGCTTGCCCTGGGACTGCATGGAGACCGACGAGCACGGCAAATCCGTGCTCGTCTACACCGACTTCAAGAACAACCGCGTCGGCCTCCGCCTGCCGATCCCGGACTCCACCGCAGAGATCATCGTCCGGCAGAAGAAGTCCATCCGCGCCCGTTTCCCGGACACCGAGCTGTCCAAGCTGGTCCTCTTCCCCCGGCCCCGGCAGAACTCCGAGGGCACCCAGCCGTTCCGGATGCAGCACATCGGCAACGTCCACCGCCGCTGGATCAACGCCATGCCCCCACTGCTACTGGCCGACGGCACCGAGTTCCCCAAGCTGGAAGTCGTGCCCTACTCCTACCGCCACTCCTACGCCCAGCGGCACGCCGACGCCGGAACCCTGCCTGACGTGCTGCGCGAGCTCATGGGTCACCGGTCGTTGCAGACCACTCAGGGCTACTACCGGGTCACGGAGAAACGCACCCGGGCCGCGGTCGATAAACTTGTCTCGCACCAGTTCGACCGGCACGGCAACAAGATCTGGACCCAGGCCCGCCAGCTCCTGGAGCACGAGCACGAGCACGCCCGCCTGCGGATCGGCCAGGTGTCCGTCCCCTACGGCATTTGCGTCGAGCCGAGCAACGTCAAGGCCGGCGGCCACGGCTGCCCGTTCCGGTTCCGTTGCGTGGGCTGCGACCACTTCCGCACCGACCCGTCGTACTTGCCGGAGCTGCGGACCTACCTGGACACCCTGCTGCGGGACCGCGAACGCCTCGCCGCGGCCTCGGACCTCGATGCCTGGGCCCGCACCGAAGCGACTCCGTCTGACGAGGAGATCAAGCGCATCCGCGCACTGATCCGCCGCGTCGAGACCGACCTCGACGGGCTCACCGACGACGAACGCGAGCAGATCAAGGACGCCACCCGGACCCTGCGCAAGTCCCGCACCGTCTCCCTGGGCATGCCCGGCATCCGCCCGCCCGAGCCGGACCTGCGGCTGGAGCGTGACGCGTGA